From Mycosarcoma maydis chromosome 19, whole genome shotgun sequence:
GTCGTTAGATTTGGATTGCCTTGATACGCAATTCACGATGATTGCCGCACGAGAAACGGCTTCAGGGTCCATTTGTTTGGGAAGCTTAGCTTTTAAGCAGAGACGCTCGCGGGGGCAAAGCGCGTCGCTAGCCACGAAAAGACCAACACACTTgtcactcgtcactcgtcactcgtcactctcCACTTAGACATAGACTCACGCGTCTTTTCTCTCTTCCCACCTCGGTTTTTCAATCTATGAATTAAGCATCTCTTTTATAGTAAATAAATGCCGCAAAAGTTCGACGGCGCGTCGCGGGTGGTGTgtgcactcgtgactctgacTCGCGTAGAGTGGCTGAACTGCATGGCGCAGCACCAAGACGcgcacaatcacgaatcacgcgTGCGCGTACTGAAAATTTCACCTGATCGAGCAcagagaatcacgaatgtcggTCAATCTGAGAGTCTTTTCAACTACAGAGCTACAGCTTTTGCAACGGCACAGTCACAAAACTCGTGAGTGCGGTCAACGTTCCAAGCCAAAGCCTTGAAGAGCGCGTTTGCCGCGTgagagagtcacgagcgtATCAGAGAGTTAGTTGGTCAACAATCCAGTGCGTCGAttggcttgcttgctttccTTCCTCTCCACACGCCATTGCTAGCTTCCTATCATCTCTCTGTTCTGggtctctctctctctctctttcacacacacacatacGCACACATACACAAAGCAATTCGCCCCCTAAGGACCAACGCAGCAATCTCCACACGGAACACCGCACGAATTAGCTGCAATCATGTTGGAAGCTCGTCTCCCTGAGGCTGTCCTTGTAAGTTGGTCGATCGGCAGTGGAACTTTGGACCGAGAGGTCAACTGACACCATCTTTCTTCTGCTTTTCAACGCTTGgtcgctgatgctgatTGCTGCCTGCTGCCTGCTGCCTGTTTGTGTCGTCTGTGCAGCTCAAAAAGGTGCTCGATGCCGTGCGCGAGCTGATCACCGATGCCAACTTTGAATGCTCCGAGGACGGCATTGTAAGTTGTACGCGCAACGTCGCATTTGATCTGGCTGTATATCGGTTCATCGCGCTGACCTTTCCCTTTGGGACGTCCGCGTTGCTTTGTACCATAACAGCGACTGCAAGCGATGGATAACTCGCACGTCGCGCTCTCGGCCATCGAGCTTCGCACCGACTGTTTTGAGGAATTCCGATGTGATCGACCTATGTCGATCGgtgtctcgctctcgtcgctcggTAAGATCCTGAAAAGCGCCAATAACGACGACGTTCTTGCGCTCAAAAAATccgacgatggcgacacGCTTCAGATGACGTTCGAATCGCCCAAATCGGATCGAGTGGGCGAGTTCGAGATGAAGCTCATGGACATCGACTCGGAACACCTCGGCATTCCTGACACACAGTACGACGCTGTTGTCAAGATGTCTTCGGGTGAATTTGGACGTATCTGTCGTGACCTTGCCAACATCGGTGAGagcgtcaagatcgaggtTTCCAAAGAAGGTGTTTCGTTTTCGGCAGAAGGCGAGATCGGCGCAGCTCGAATGACGCTCAAACAAGGTAGCGGTACAGCAGTGCTCGCCGAtcaagatgacgatgaggacgaagacgtcaagccagccaagaagaagcgcaagcaagACGCCACTAGCTCGAGCTCTGCAGGTGGACAAGTACCCGTCAAAATCGAGATGCAACAGGCGGTGAATTTGACTTTTAGCTTGAAATACTTGAGCAACTTTGCCAAGGCTGCTCCACTGGCCGACGAGGTGCAGTTGCATATGAGCAACGAAGTTCCCCTCCTGGTACGTTATCCTCCGTCTACCCGTCTGTCCCTGCTTTCAGCGCTGACGAAACCACTTGGCTTCTGCCTGCACTCTTCTTTTTTTTATCAGTGCGAGTTTAGCTTCGAGAACGGTTACGTGAGGTTTTACCTCGCCCCCAAGCTgtccgaggacgacgactgATCGACTAGCTCGCGTGTCTGAGCGACTATTTCGTCGCGGTTGTTTTGTATATCCACACTGCTCTTGTACATCATACGTCAACTTGCGTGTCTTTCTCACATTTACTCGTTTTGCGAAGCTCTGGGACTGCATACATTCGGCAATGAGTTGCTACGCTAGGATGGTCAAGAAcgatcgacgacgctgatgctgaACAGTTTGGGTTTGGGATCGTTTGTGTCGGTAGGCGTTTGCGGGGTGTCGGCGGTATGCTGGATGGATTTTGGTGAAGATGTTGTAGGCGACGAGGGGGTACGATGGTTGTGAGCAGGGAAGAGATCTTCGAGCTTATCGGCGACAAGCAGGCCGAGTGCGGCGAACACTGTGGATTCGATGGAATGCGATGCGAGACAAGGTCAGTATGGGAACGGGTCGAGTCGACAGGATGGAATGCGAAGACGTACTGGCTGCACAGGAGCAAAACACCAGCTTGGTATTGTAGGGCAAAGCCTTGTAAGATGCGAATACCGAGCCTTTCTTGCCACCATGACGAGCGGAAGTAGCTGGTGGATGCGAagccgtcgacgacgaatTGCTGGGCCGAGACACAACCGGCGCTGCTCGCACATCGCGCTTCAACACCGGCTCAGATGCTCTTGCTCCCCCCACACCCCTCCGTTCCCCACCCCTAGTATACATCCTACATCCTTGCTTGCCAGCAACGCTAAAACTCCTCCTCATAATCGCTACCATCCTATCCATCTTCACAATCGTCAATCTGTCATCCACGTTTGTCGCTAAACAAGACATACAATCACATTTCTCTCGattttcttttttcttcGCTAACCCCCCATCATCAATACTCACCACTCGCACTCCCGTAAGCCGAACTTCTCACTCATTCCACAGCTCTCCGAAATCCccacaaatcacgaatatcagAAcatcagaatcgtgaacaaAGCTCAATCAATATtaataatcacgaatatcgtGCGTGGTTGCAACCCGcactcactcacgattcacagcACAAAATCACCAAATCGCACCAGAACAATCCTAATTtgccgattcgtgattacgaccaagctcgaagctcgaagctcAAGCTTTAGCTTCAGCTTTGGATTGGGTTTGGAGCGAATCACATCGACAGCGCCTGCTGCCATTCTCTCTGCATCCTGTCCGACATGGCACCGACCGACTCCACCTCCCCTGCATGCGCCGGCTTGATTTCGTAGAGCGTGCTATACGCTTGAGCCACCTTGTCCGTGACGCGCGCCACAACGAGCCTGTGCACCTCGTGATCTTCGATCCACAACGCCATCTTGCCCGCCTTTGCGGGAATGATACTCTCGATACACGTCTCAAACGCTTGATACGTGCTGGTGAACTTTgtcgcgctcgcttccgctgcgctcgctgcgctCTGATCGATGTAGACGCGAAGCGGGAGCGCAATCGAATCCGACCAGAGTTGAGCTAGTCGTTCGATCAATGCCTGCAGTCTCGAGCCGACctggctcgagcttg
This genomic window contains:
- a CDS encoding putative proliferating cell nuclear antigen; this translates as MLEARLPEAVLLKKVLDAVRELITDANFECSEDGIRLQAMDNSHVALSAIELRTDCFEEFRCDRPMSIGVSLSSLGKILKSANNDDVLALKKSDDGDTLQMTFESPKSDRVGEFEMKLMDIDSEHLGIPDTQYDAVVKMSSGEFGRICRDLANIGESVKIEVSKEGVSFSAEGEIGAARMTLKQGSGTAVLADQDDDEDEDVKPAKKKRKQDATSSSSAGGQVPVKIEMQQAVNLTFSLKYLSNFAKAAPLADEVQLHMSNEVPLLCEFSFENGYVRFYLAPKLSEDDD